The following are from one region of the Andrena cerasifolii isolate SP2316 chromosome 1, iyAndCera1_principal, whole genome shotgun sequence genome:
- the LOC143368271 gene encoding protein G12-like, which produces MKLALAILAIVAVASGYKIPSTGSGALAKELQDFVDLIPLNEVKELVDAYLAEDKDFSLALDFIGSKESKAFIVDLEAIPEYKKLIAYMQNAGVDIYYLIQKVNEALGIKSVGPLNASDRKISGGLLGFAVDFADLVPLDKMTELLDEKMITSKVFIDYVTECLSPEYSDFLTGLTFNPHFLNLLTQVEQAGLDSTAFNQQYFILLAIKVVLAQ; this is translated from the coding sequence ATGAAGCTGGCTTTAGCAATTTTGGCGATCGTGGCCGTGGCCAGTGGCTACAAAATCCCAAGCACAGGGTCCGGCGCGCTCGCCAAGGAACTGCAGGACTTCGTCGACTTGATACCTCTGAATGAGGTGAAAGAACTCGTCGACGCATACTTGGCTGAGGACAAGGACTTCAGTCTAGCGCTTGACTTCATCGGCTCCAAGGAGTCGAAGGCGTTCATCGTCGATTTGGAAGCTATACCCGAATATAAGAAACTGATAGCCTACATGCAGAACGCTggcgtcgacatctactacctGATACAGAAAGTAAACGAGGCCCTCGGCATCAAATCAGTCGGCCCTCTGAATGCGTCCGATCGTAAGATCTCTGGTGGGCTTCTCGGTTTCGCGGTAGATTTTGCGGACCTCGTGCCCCTCGACAAGATGACGGAGCTGTTAGACGAAAAGATGATAACTTCCAAAGTTTTCATCGACTACGTCACCGAATGCCTGTCTCCTGAGTACTCAGACTTCTTGACCGGACTCACGTTCAACCCACACTTCCTTAACTTGTTGACACAAGTCGAACAGGCTGGACTTGATAGCACAGCTTTCAACCAACAGTACTTCATTTTGTTGGCGATCAAAGTCGTGTTGGCGCAATAA
- the LOC143370835 gene encoding protein G12, producing the protein MNPQIMIMSMAAAVSMAFIGFLAYRIGIRSSDPDFAHLPPLLDNSSLDEDLKDIMGFVPLREVKQIIERYMKYDGQIGDTVSFVNDQKRFVLRELQNMPEVAKFLSFLRHNGLDVDHCRDKLRRFWKTSPKFIRNDPNLANGGLTVMINHILTAIPTAELHELLRQKIKYSGSFRRFLQMLKSKEFGELCNAIENSDVLHHHYFWAKESGLEVTFAIELWRNLHVYLAQTLVP; encoded by the coding sequence ATGAATCCGCAAATAATGATAATGAGCATGGCGGCCGCTGTGTCGATGGCTTTCATCGGCTTTCTGGCCTACCGAATCGGCATACGTTCCAGCGATCCCGATTTCGCTCACCTTCCGCCGTTGCTAGACAACAGCTCCCTCGACGAGGATCTGAAGGACATCATGGGCTTCGTTCCTCTCCGCGAGGTGAAGCAGATTATCGAGAGGTACATGAAGTACGACGGCCAGATCGGGGACACCGTCAGCTTCGTTAACGATCAGAAAAGGTTCGTGCTGCGGGAGCTGCAGAATATGCCCGAGGTGGCGAAGTTCCTTTCCTTCCTGCGGCATAACGGCCTTGACGTCGACCACTGCCGCGACAAGCTCCGAAGATTCTGGAAGACGTCGCCGAAATTCATCAGGAACGACCCGAACCTAGCGAACGGCGGCCTGACGGTCATGATCAACCACATTCTGACGGCCATACCGACCGCCGAGCTGCACGAGCTGCTGCGCCAGAAGATCAAGTACTCGGGCAGCTTTCGCAGGTTCCTGCAGATGCTCAAGTCGAAGGAGTTCGGGGAGCTTTGCAACGCGATCGAGAACAGCGACGTGCTGCATCACCATTATTTCTGGGCGAAAGAGAGCGGCTTGGAGGTCACGTTCGCGATCGAATTGTGGAGGAACCTGCACGTTTACCTCGCGCAGACCCTGGTACCGTAG
- the LOC143374461 gene encoding protein G12-like, which yields MQVVYKSKGKLVEASISSSSNTSETCSIARNTKMKFAVALLAVLALAGPLSAAKLPASGSGALAKEMQDLVDLVPFEKIIPIIKAYAVQDKEVQTALKVLQSSELKLFVSDVEANPAVKHLLKYIQNAGLDIISMINKLNDILGLGHISALDELDLKISGGIAGLGKDILAVVPIQKIEQAFEEKRKNSKVFNALIHEMLKPELVKVYLSLHSNKHYVKLVLEADQAKIPAEIFTGRLPLLMMSKTILALNA from the exons ATGCAGGTAGTATATAAATCGAAGGGAAAACTAGTAGAGGCATCAATTTCCTCAAGTTCAaacacgagtgaaacgtgtagcATCGCAAGAAACACAAAG ATGAAGTTCGCTGTAGCACTCTTGGCTGTCCTGGCCCTGGCCGGTCCCCTGTCCGCCGCCAAGCTTCCAGCTTCCGGCTCAGGTGCTCTTGCCAAAGAGATGCAGGACCTGGTCGACCTGGTACCGTTTGAGAAAATAATCCCCATCATCAAGGCATACGCGGTCCAGGACAAGGAAGTCCAAACTGCTCTGAAGGTTCTCCAATCCAGCGAATTGAAGCTGTTCGTCTCCGACGTAGAAGCAAATCCAGCAGTGAAGCACCTGCTGAAGTACATACAGAACGCTGGTCTCGATATCATCTCCATGATAAACAAATTGAACGACATCCTGGGTCTCGGCCATATCTCGGCTCTGGATGAGTTGGACCTCAAAATCTCTGGTGGAATTGCAGGTTTAGGGAAAGACATTCTGGCTGTAGTACCTATACAGAAGATTGAGCAGGCGTTTgaggagaagaggaagaacTCCAAAGTGTTCAACGCTCTCATTCACGAGATGCTCAAGCCTGAACTCGTGAAGGTATATTTGTCCCTTCACTCCAACAAGCACTACGTGAAGCTGGTCTTGGAGGCTGATCAAGCTAAGATCCCAGCCGAGATTTTCACGGGACGTTTGCCTTTGCTCATGATGAGTAAAACTATATTGGCACTTAATGCTTAG
- the LOC143374476 gene encoding protein G12-like, producing MKFALAILAVLAMASPLTAFKLPASGSGALAKELQDFVDLVPFDKVISIIKAYATQDKEFQAAMKVLDSDELKQFVAYAEAIPAVKTLLNHLEQAGLDIISLINKLNDVLGLAHISSLQASEYKISGGLLGFGDDLASVIPVEEISQLAEKKRKTSQVFNDFIHELLKPELVKVYLSLNSNPHYVKLAQEATQANIDTETFAAYFPVLMMSKTILALHKP from the coding sequence ATGAAATTCGCTCTAGCAATCTTGGCTGTCCTGGCCATGGCCAGTCCCCTGACCGCGTTCAAGCTCCCAGCTTCAGGCTCAGGTGCTCTTGCCAAAGAGTTGCAGGACTTCGTCGACCTGGTACCGTTTGACAAGGTAATCTCCATCATCAAGGCATACGCCACCCAGGACAAGGAATTCCAAGCTGCCATGAAGGTCCTCGACTCCGACGAATTGAAGCAGTTCGTCGCATACGCAGAAGCAATTCCAGCAGTGAAGACCCTGCTGAATCACTTAGAGCAGGCTGGTCTTGACATCATCTCCCTGATAAACAAACTGAACGACGTCCTGGGCCTCGCCCATATCTCGTCTCTGCAAGCTTCCGAGTACAAAATCTCTGGCGGACTTCTAGGTTTCGGGGATGACCTTGCCTCTGTAATACCTGTGGAGGAAATTTCTCAGTTGGccgagaagaagaggaaaaccTCACAAGTGTTCAACGATTTCATTCATGAGCTGCTCAAGCCCGAACTCGTGAAAGTATACTTGTCCCTTAATTCTAATCCGCACTACGTGAAACTAGCCCAGGAGGCTACACAAGCTAACATCGACACCGAGACTTTCGCGGCATACTTTCCTGTCCTTATGATGTCTAAAACTATACTGGCACTGCACAAACCTTAG